A stretch of Porites lutea chromosome 5, jaPorLute2.1, whole genome shotgun sequence DNA encodes these proteins:
- the LOC140937565 gene encoding octopamine receptor beta-1R-like: MNFNSTLNVSTSQKRRITEEKEGFIGDLDAPARGSLMILNISLAILGNFFIVLTYCRNFKMRTVTNTLVVSLCISDMLSAVADTPYWIAFLAKKDLYNSNFVFCRLMLSFGDFFIVAALLNMCGIALDRFITLVKGLRRKITRKRARIIVSWPWLQALISAIPWCLSGENCKERCHSYFPHIYEPEITPRTINIIFKISHLVLPIFSIYYVFLRILNSVRSSRKVNLENSYISRNSSAEKFAVDAYKRSSKTAIILFTMFLFCTLPYLAVTFYSIVTGKPLTDFKAGFAIYFIFSLKRSLFPAIYIFRNRMILSYLQETFRCSICGGSSKSDNARDSFVYTPNTNSSCFVLFCRKSFRSRVHPTVYDGDHQHYPKHLDVYFVGNVKDTKAIIEDQFVNIVAMERKDNECESRDADT; encoded by the coding sequence ATGAATTTTAATTCGACGCTTAATGTTTCTACTTCTCAGAAGCGGCGCATCACCGAAGAGAAGGAAGGTTTCATCGGCGATCTTGACGCACCTGCCAGAGGTAGCCTCATGATTCTAAATATCAGCCTCGCCATCTTGGGAAACTTTTTCATCGTTCTCACTTACTGCCGCAATTTTAAAATGCGAACTGTCACTAACACACTAGTGGTCAGCTTGTGCATCTCCGATATGCTATCTGCGGTAGCAGACACGCCATATTGGATTGCTTTTCTTGCTAAAAAAGACCTTTATAAttccaattttgttttctgtcggCTGATGCTTTCGTTTGGAGATTTTTTCATAGTTGCAGCTCTTCTAAACATGTGTGGAATTGCGTTAGATCGGTTCATAACATTGGTCAAAGGACTTCGACGAAAAATCACGAGAAAACGAGCACGAATCATTGTTTCATGGCCGTGGTTGCAAGCACTTATTTCCGCAATTCCCTGGTGCTTGTCGGGAGAGAACTGCAAAGAAAGGTGTCATTCGTATTTTCCTCATATTTACGAACCTGAAATCACACCACGAACTATCAACATCATCTTTAAGATAAGTCATTTGGTCCTGCCGATTTTCAGTATCTACTATGTATTTCTTCGTATTCTAAACTCTGTGCGAAGTAGCCGCAAAGTTAATTTAGAGAACAGTTACATTTCCCGCAACAGCAGTGCTGAAAAGTTCGCCGTAGATGCATACAAGCGTTCATCGAAAACAGCTATCATCCTCTTTACTATGTTCCTGTTTTGTACATTGCCTTACTTAGCGGTCACCTTTTACTCTATTGTGACGGGAAAACCACTAACTGATTTCAAGGCTGGTTTCGCCAtctatttcattttctctcttAAACGGTCTCTTTTCCCTGCTATTTACATATTCAGAAACAGAATGATCTTGAGCTATCTACAAGAAACGTTTCGGTGTTCAATTTGTGGAGGAAGCTCTAAATCTGATAATGCGCGAGATTCATTCGTTTATACTCCCAATACCAACAGTTCCtgctttgttctgttttgtaGAAAATCATTTCGTTCGCGAGTACATCCTACTGTCTACGACGGAGATCACCAGCATTACCCCAAGCATCTTGATGTGTACTTTGTAGGAAATGTTAAAGACACTAAAGCAATCATTGAGGATCAGTTTGTTAATATTGTGGCAATGGAAAGAAAAGACAACGAATGTGAGTCGCGCGATGCCGACACTTAA
- the LOC140937537 gene encoding uncharacterized protein, with protein sequence MSVVLSCAMAAYITGMSMLILSVLQFGETRKVDSGEFKIQKDFVPPPGNRGSGENSNLIQRMESAAWLKGIRPHRKCVQEEVEKSLDANNPHGCLENVNIRNTIQVKTFKQGRFQAGAPSKKKSPAIHPGGSNQILRKKVQKSPCPAENRGCEWREDSQVTYRCPFGLWCPKSKNNEAVTNQEKIRLIADTSSLSRREQATSIATRNQAIHNNGVNRAKVKKETTSIDGFLKRARECPFGLWCMEDDNNNEKEKDQTKMKGDLKNDHDHKKPVCAQGVGCMKSKTNDAEASTKLNENQVEAKCPIGLWCLNKRELGYESSLTLEKCPPGLWCKRNNKMITRSEEPKRVNQQARKEACLRGLHCSFQREAGFEKLSHCPPGLWCKREEVKRENSKESRVHKEFCPTGLSCSFKRKVGYESSVTMLNCPPGLWCKKDMTVTNDDTTESICPSGYECSSKRLAHYKNSDECPPGLWCKRRTAVGADRIINKYCSTGPWCDLKLAVDNTVARRMFNDEKCSPGLSCK encoded by the coding sequence ATGTCGGTAGTCTTATCTTGCGCAATGGCTGCGTACATCACAGGAATGTCCATGTTAATTCTATCCGTTTTACAATTTGGCGAGACGAGGAAGGTGGATAGTGGAGAATTCAAAATCCAAAAGGATTTTGTGCCACCACCGGGTAATCGGGGTTCAGGCGAAAATTCTAATCTCATCCAACGAATGGAAAGCGCGGCATGGCTGAAGGGGATTCGACCACATCGAAAGTGTGTTCAAGAAGAAGTAGAGAAGAGCCTAGATGCAAACAATCCTCATGGGTGTTTGGAAAATGTAAATATCAGAAACACGATCCAAGTAAAGACTTTCAAGCAAGGTCGTTTCCAAGCAGGTGCTCCTTCAAAAAAAAAGTCTCCAGCGATACATCCGGGTGGCTCCAATCAAATTTTGAGGAAAAAGGTACAAAAATCTCCATGCCCCGCTGAAAATCGCGGTTGTGAGTGGCGTGAAGACTCTCAGGTCACTTACCGCTGTCCCTTTGGCTTGTGGTGTCCTAAGAGTAAAAATAATGAGGCAGTTACCAACCAAGAAAAGATACGATTGATAGCTGACACTTCGTCTTTGTCTAGGCGAGAGCAGGCCACATCTATAGCCACCAGGAACCAAGCAATTCATAACAATGGTGTTAACAGGGcaaaagtaaaaaaggaaacaacaagCATTGATGGCTTCTTAAAAAGAGCCAGGGAATGTCCTTTTGGTCTGTGGTGTATGGAAGACGACAATAAcaacgagaaagaaaaagaccaaacaaaaatgaaagggGATCTAAAGAACGATCATGATCATAAGAAACCAGTTTGTGCACAAGGTGTCGGCTGCATGAAAAGTAAAACCAATGACGCTGAAGCTTCAACAAAGTTGAATGAAAATCAAGTTGAAGCAAAGTGTCCTATTGGGCTATGGTGTTTGAATAAACGTGAACTTGGCTACGAAAGTTCGTTGaccttggaaaaatgtccaCCTGGATTGTGGTGTAAGAGAAATAACAAAATGATTACTAGAAGTGAAGAACCAAAGCGAGTTAACCAACAGGCCAGGAAAGAGGCATGCCTAAGAGGCCTTCACTGTTCGTTTCAAAGAGAAGCTGGTTTTGAAAAATTGAGCCACTGCCCTCCAGGATTATGGTGCAAACGAGAGGAAGTCAAAAGAGAAAATTCCAAAGAATCGAGAGTCCACAAAGAATTTTGTCCAACTGGGTTAAGCTGCTCTTTTAAGAGGAAAGTGGGATATGAAAGTTCTGTGACAATGCTTAACTGCCCACCAGGTCTGTGGTGTAAGAAGGACATGACTGTCACCAATGATGATACAACTGAATCGATTTGTCCAAGTGGATATGAGTGTTCTAGTAAGAGACTCGCGCACTACAAGAATTCTGATGAATGTCCTCCTGGGTTATGGTGCAAACGTAGAACTGCAGTTGGCGCCGACAGAATTATCAATAAGTACTGCTCTACTGGTCCTTGGTGCGATCTAAAACTAGCTGTGGACAACACAGTTGCGCGCCGAATGTTTAATGACGAGAAATGTTCGCCAGGTTTGAGTTGTAAATGA
- the LOC140937631 gene encoding uncharacterized protein: MKFLGCCHFLLLFIPFASLETFSSSSSSEPSSGFQETFEKRCPPGLWCGKKRQVTEEETKASQYDENQHPDGKILDSNLAAKTKTQFKNPNEQRKQQVNVFEKRCPPGLWCGRKREAKDLSSSKSTERVKVDNMAYQFEKRCPPGLWCGKKREVSDQNLNNAPTTEDINRQTRIKTFEKRCPPGLWCGKKREVADVVSNRKSTETGDVNNMAGRFEKRCPPGLWCGKKREVSDQILKNAEHTEDMNEQTPIKSFEKRCPPGLWCGK, from the coding sequence atgaaatttcTTGGTTGCTGCcattttctccttctttttatTCCGTTCGCTTCCTTAGAGACCTTCTCAAGTAGCTCCTCCTCCGAGCCTTCGTCCGGCTTTCAGGAAACCTTCGAGAAACGTTGTCCACCTGGCCTTTGGTGTGGTAAAAAGCGACAAGTAACCGAGGAAGAAACAAAGGCGTCCCAATATGATGAAAACCAGCACCCCGACGGAAAAATCCTTGATAGCAACTTAGCTGCAAAGACGAAAACACAGTTCAAGAACCCAAacgaacaaagaaaacagcagGTGAATGTTTTCGAGAAGCGCTGTCCTCCAGGTCTTTGGTGCGGAAGGAAAAGAGAGGCTAAAGATCTTAGTAGCAGTAAATCAACTGAGAGAGTAAAAGTGGACAACATGGCGTACCAGTTTGAGAAGCGTTGCCCCCCTGGGTTGTGGTGTGGCAAAAAGCGCGAGGTATCTGATCAAAATCTAAACAACGCTCCAACAACTGAAGACATAAACAGGCAAACGCGAATCAAGACCTTCGAAAAGCGCTGCCCACCTGGTCTGTGGTGTGGAAAGAAGAGAGAGGTGGCAGATGTTGTCAGTAATAGAAAATCAACTGAGACTGGAGACGTAAACAACATGGCAGGCCGTTTTGAAAAGCGCTGTCCTCCTGGGCTGTGGTGCGGTAAGAAGCGCGAGGTATCcgatcaaattttaaaaaacgccGAACACACGGAAGACATGAACGAGCAAACGCCAATCAAAAGTTTTGAAAAGCGCTGTCCACCCGGTCTATGGTGCGGAAAGTAA